One part of the Deltaproteobacteria bacterium PRO3 genome encodes these proteins:
- a CDS encoding 16S rRNA (uracil(1498)-N(3))-methyltransferase: protein MPVFPVRHAPDAEGRFEIAPEDLRHLSRVLRLKPGDRFEVCLPDGSRAEARLEGEGRRRVGRILQRLASLPETRLPLWIGIGLIRFSRLEWLVEKATELGVERLSPLLLSRGRFGKSDEISDNKISRLEKIAQETLKQCERITSPRIDPPMDLKSFLKLSGEEPACRKLLLEERSRAAPLREVLGAAQTWAILVGPEGGLSPEEKSQACDAAFTPVSLGATVLRSETAALYAAAALDFFRQGQEEGP, encoded by the coding sequence ATGCCGGTATTCCCCGTCCGCCACGCCCCGGATGCCGAGGGGCGCTTCGAGATCGCGCCCGAGGACCTGCGACATCTCAGCCGCGTCCTGCGCCTCAAGCCGGGGGACCGCTTCGAGGTGTGTCTCCCGGACGGCAGCCGAGCCGAGGCCCGCCTCGAGGGCGAGGGCCGCCGCCGCGTCGGCCGCATCCTTCAGCGCCTGGCCTCCCTCCCCGAGACTCGCCTCCCGCTCTGGATCGGCATCGGCCTGATCCGCTTCAGCCGTCTCGAATGGCTGGTGGAAAAGGCCACCGAGCTCGGCGTCGAGCGCCTGAGCCCCCTGCTGCTCAGTCGCGGGCGCTTTGGAAAAAGCGATGAAATTTCCGACAATAAAATCAGTCGTTTGGAGAAGATTGCTCAAGAGACGCTGAAACAATGTGAAAGAATCACTTCGCCTCGGATCGACCCGCCGATGGACCTTAAGTCCTTCTTGAAGCTCAGCGGCGAAGAGCCCGCCTGCCGCAAGCTCCTCTTGGAAGAGCGCAGCCGGGCGGCCCCGCTCCGCGAGGTCCTCGGCGCCGCCCAGACTTGGGCGATCCTGGTCGGCCCCGAAGGGGGCCTCAGCCCGGAGGAGAAGTCTCAGGCTTGCGACGCCGCCTTCACGCCGGTCTCCCTGGGGGCGACGGTCCTGCGCAGCGAGACCGCCGCGCTCTATGCCGCCGCGGCGCTGGACTTTTTCCGGCAAGGGCAGGAGGAAGGGCCATGA
- a CDS encoding glycerophosphodiester phosphodiesterase, with protein MSLPLVIAHRGASAQAPENTLAAFELALRQGADGIEFDVWKCGSGEIVVTHNRETQELSGKAGDLQKMTLKQLRRLDFGRFKGEAYRGERIPTLNEVLDLARGLELINIEIKGMEVRSRGIELDVAEAILKFKLLRRAVVSSFNPTILSRLQTLNPAIRIGLLLYEKSPLPLRRGWSAQFLKPYSIHPSFGLIQKKFVERTHRKGQKVFVWTINDFHQLDACIEAGVDGIITDDPAWAIAALRR; from the coding sequence ATGAGCCTCCCCTTGGTCATCGCCCACCGCGGCGCCAGCGCCCAAGCCCCCGAGAACACCCTAGCCGCCTTCGAGCTGGCCCTGCGCCAGGGCGCCGACGGGATCGAGTTCGACGTCTGGAAGTGCGGCTCCGGCGAGATCGTCGTCACCCACAACCGCGAAACCCAGGAGCTGAGCGGCAAGGCGGGCGACCTGCAGAAGATGACCCTCAAGCAGTTGCGCCGCCTGGATTTCGGCCGCTTCAAGGGCGAGGCCTACCGCGGCGAGCGCATCCCGACCTTGAACGAGGTCCTCGACCTGGCGCGGGGGCTCGAGCTCATCAACATCGAGATCAAGGGCATGGAGGTTCGCTCCCGCGGCATCGAGCTGGACGTCGCCGAGGCCATCCTCAAGTTCAAGCTCCTGCGCCGGGCCGTGGTGAGCTCTTTCAATCCCACCATCCTCTCGCGCCTCCAGACCCTGAACCCCGCCATCCGCATCGGCCTCTTGCTCTACGAGAAGTCCCCGCTGCCGCTGCGGCGCGGCTGGTCGGCGCAATTCCTCAAGCCCTATTCCATCCATCCCTCCTTCGGCCTGATCCAAAAGAAATTCGTCGAGCGGACCCACCGCAAGGGCCAAAAAGTCTTCGTGTGGACCATCAATGATTTCCATCAATTAGACGCGTGCATCGAGGCGGGCGTCGATGGTATCATCACGGATGACCCGGCCTGGGCCATCGCTGCGCTGCGTCGATAG